A single window of Ornithorhynchus anatinus isolate Pmale09 chromosome 3, mOrnAna1.pri.v4, whole genome shotgun sequence DNA harbors:
- the OAT gene encoding ornithine aminotransferase, mitochondrial, which produces MFSKLAHVQTFAVLRRGVHSSVASSTSVATKKTVQGPPSSEYIFEREAKYGAHNYHPLPVALEKGKGIYVWDVEGRKYFDFLSAYSAVNQGHCHPKIVEALKSQVDKLTLTSRAFYNDVLGEYEEYITKLFNYNKVLPMNTGVEAGETACKLARKWGYTVKGIPKYKAKIIFAAGNFWGRTMSAISSSTDPSSYDGFGPFMPGFELIPYNDLPALERALQDENVAAFMVEPIQGEAGVVVPDPGYLTGVRELCTKHQVLFIADEIQTGLSRTGRSLAVDHENVRPDIVLLGKALSGGLYPVSAVLCDDEIMLTIKPGEHGSTYGGNPLACRVAIAALEVLEEEGLAKNAEIMGNLLRNELMKTPSDIVTHVRGKGLLNAIVIRETKDCDAWKVCLRLRDNGLLAKPTHGDIIRLAPPLIIKEDEMTECIEIIHKTILSF; this is translated from the exons ATGTTTTCTAAACTAGCCCACGTGCAGACGTTCGCGGTTCTGCGGCGCGGTGTTCattcttcagtggcttcttctacATCGGTTGCAACTAAAAAAACTGTCCAAGGACCGCCATCCTCAGAATACATATTTGAACGTGAAGCTAAATACGGCGCTCACAACTACCATCCTCTCCCGGTGGCCCTGGAGAAAGGCAAAG gtATTTATGTGTGGGATGTAGAAGGTAGAAAATACTTtgactttctgagtgcttacagtgctgtCAACCAGGGTCACTGCCATCCAAAGATTGTGGAGGCCCTGAAAAGCCAAGTGGACAAACTGACGCTGACGTCTAGGGCGTTCTATAACGACGTGCTCGGGGAGTATGAGGAGTACATCACCAAGCTCTTCAACTACAACAAAGTTCTGCCCATGAACACAG GGGTGGAAGCCGGGGAGACCGCCTGCAAGCTGGCCCGCAAATGGGGTTACACCGTGAAGGGGATTCCGAAATACAAGGCAAAGATCATTTTTGCAG CCGGCAATTTCTGGGGAAGGACCATGTCTGCCATCTCCAGCTCCACGGACCCCTCCAGCTACGACGGCTTCGGACCGTTCATGCCGGGCTTTGAACTGATCCCCTATAACGACCTCCCCGCGCTCGAG cGTGCACTTCAGGATGAAAACGTAGCTGCTTTCATGGTTGAACCGATCCAGGGGGAAGCCGGCGTCGTGGTTCCCGACCCGGGTTACCTGACGGGCGTGAGAGAGCTGTGCACCAAACACCAG GTTCTTTTCATTGCGGATGAGATCCAGACCGGGTTAAGCAGGACCGGGAGATCCCTAGCTGTGGATCACGAGAACGTCCGTCCTGATATCGTTCTCCTTGGCAAGGCCCTCTCCGGCGGCCTGTACCCG GTGTCTGCCGTACTGTGCGACGACGAAATCATGCTGACCATCAAGCCCGGGGAACACGGGTCAACGTATGGCGGGAATCCGTTAGCCTGTCGGGTGGCCATCGCCGCTCTGGAG GTTTTGGAGGAAGAAGGCTTAGCTAAGAATGCAGAAATAATGGGGAACCTCCTGCGAAACGAACTGATGAAGACTCCGTCAGACATCGTAACCCATGTGCGGGGGAAGGGACTCctgaatgccatcgtcattaggGAAACTAAAG ATTGCGATGCCTGGAAAGTTTGCCTGCGGCTTCGGGACAACGGTCTCCTGGCGAAGCCGACTCACGGGGACATCATCAGGCTGGCCCCTCCGCTGATCATCAAGGAGGACGAGATGACAGAGTGTATCGAAATCATCCACAAGACCATCCTGTCTTTCTga